The window GACCATCTGGTAGCTGACGGGCGCGTTCTCGCCGGTCAATTCACGGTGCAGGCGGGTGACGTTCGTGCATCCCGCGGCGAACCGCCGCGCCAGATAGGGCTTGTAAGGGTCGAGACGACTGGGCCGGGGGCGGTTTTCTCGGAGGGTGTCCTGCCAGGTGGCAGCACGGGCGTAGCGCAGCACGGTGTTGAGCCCCCAGCCCAGATGCCGGGCGATCGCCCGGCGGGAGTGCCCCTGGGCGATCAGCTCGTGAACCAGGGCGTGCGCCGCCTTCTTGCGCTGGGCCCGCCGGCCATCAAGGTCCGGTCCGCCGCGCACCGAGTCGTCAGGCGACGCCGCAACGTCCTGTCGCATTGGCGGTGTTGGTCCATTCAGGCATTCGCGGTGGGCCGCGACGCAAGTTTCCACGGCTCGGCCGACGCCCTGCCACAGGTGGAACCGGTCGGCGACCTGGGTCGCGGCGGGAGCGCCGAGTCGCGCGCCCTCGGCATAGGCCCCCGCCCGGTCCCGGCAGATGATCTCCACACCCGGATGGGTGGCCAGCCAGGCGGCCAGCGGCCCGGAGTCGCGCGTCGGAAGCACGTCCACCACGCGGTGGGTCTCTCCGCAGGTCAAGACGGTGGAATAGGTCTGCCCACGGCGGGTGGCGAAGTCGTCCACACCCAGCACACGCGGCGTGCTGAGCTGCGGGTCAGGCAACGCCATGACCCTACGCATCAGGGTCATCCGTCCCACGTGGAAACCCAGTTGGGCAGTCAGCCGGGCGCCGGCCCGTCCGGCGAGTGCGAGCCCGACACGCTCCAGGATGCGGCCCAGCCGCGTGGTGAAGCGTGCGTACGGGGCGGTCAACTGAGTGAACGGCTCGGCGAACGTACGACGCGGGCAGTCGTCCGTGCTGCAGATGAAGCGCCGGACCGTCAGATGGATCACGACACACTGTTCAGCGAGCGGCAGATCCTTCAGTCTGCGCTGGTAGGAGTCGTGCACTCGGTCCGAGGAGCGGCCGCAGTCCGGACATGCTGCCCCGGCTGCCCGACCTCTGGCCGTGACGTCGACCGTGCCGAAGGCAGCGGTCACCGCTTCGACCTCCACGCCGTCGATTCCGTCGAACACGAGCGAGTCCCAGAACCTTGCGTCGGCCTGCATGACCAGCACCGTCACCGCTCGTTGCGGTCACCGGGGAGGTCCAGCACAGACCTGACGGAGCGTCACTCTCGGCTGCAAGGTGGGAAGGCGTACGCGGTCTCGCGCGAATCCGGGCTCTTGCAATCGAACACCGCAGTGACGCTCCGCGACCGCTCCCCAAGATCTGTGCCAGAGCCGAGTTTTGATGTCACTGGCTCGCCGTGGAAGGGGACGAGAGGCGTGTTCGTCGCCAGCGAAGGCGGTCGTGGGCCTGGGCTGTTGCTGCCATGGTTTTCCGATGAATACGACACCGGACGGACGGCCTATCCCACCCGCGCATGCTGACGAGCGCGCCATGCTGGAGGCATGGCTGGACTTTCACCGTGCAACTCTTGCCTTGAAGTGTTCGGGCCTCAAGGATGATCAATTACGGCTTGCCGCAGTACCATCCTCGTCGATGACGCTGCTCGGTCTCGTCCAGCACCTGGCTGAGGTGGAACGCAACTGGTTCCAGCGTGTATTCGCAGGTCAGGAAGTGCCGCCAGTCTTCGGGGAAAACAACGTCGACGGCTATGCGCTCCGGCCGGACCAAGGGCTCGACGAGGCGACGGCTGCCTGGCAAGCCGAGGTCGCCCGAGGCCGTGAGGTGATCGCCGACGCATCGCTGGACGATTCCGGTCACCTGTCCGAACAGGACGCGGGTTTCGTCGGCGATCAGGGGGTCTCCCTGCGCTGGATCATGGTGCACATGATCGAGGAATACGCACGTCACAACGGTCACGCTGATCTCATCCGCGAGCGGATCGACGGAGTCACCGGCGCATGAGATGTCCCTGCGCGGTCGCAAGTACCGCGCAGGGACCCAGCTCGGACCCTCAGCCGGCGGCGGTCCGCTCGGCCGCGCGAGCTGCTGAATGACGCGCAGCACGGAGAGGAGTTCGAGGTCTCCTACAGCGACTACCGCGCGGGGCACAGCCGGGTCACCCTGTCGCTGCGGATGCTGGAGGAGGGCATCGGCAGGCGTGGCCAGGCCGTGCTGCGGGCCACGACCCCGGCCATCAATCTGCTGCTCAGGACGAACCGGGACACCGCCAGATGCTCGGAGGTTTCCCGCTCGGGCGCCGCACAGGCCGCCAGGGACGCGAGGAACTCGACCACCTCCTCCGTCGTCGCCTCCGCCTCCATCTCCTGCCTGTTCACCACCGCCTCCAGCGCGGCCAGGGCGAGGGTGCGGGGGTCGTAGAGACCGCGGGGGAAGCGCTGCCAGGCCTGGCGCTGATCGATCTGGTGCAGTGGGGCGCCGCGAGCCAAGACCGAACTGCGTCGGACGAAGCCCACCGCGGCCACCAGCGCCCGCCACTCATCGACGCCATCGGGAACTGTCGATGCCGAGGCGATCAGCCGCCGCTCCTCGCGATCCAGAAGTGCCTGGATCATCGGATCGCAGTCGTCTTCCTCCGCACGGTCGAAGCCGTCGAGGAACGCTTTGTGTTCTGCCATGTCGTCAGTGG is drawn from Streptomyces bottropensis ATCC 25435 and contains these coding sequences:
- a CDS encoding ISL3 family transposase, which encodes MTVLVMQADARFWDSLVFDGIDGVEVEAVTAAFGTVDVTARGRAAGAACPDCGRSSDRVHDSYQRRLKDLPLAEQCVVIHLTVRRFICSTDDCPRRTFAEPFTQLTAPYARFTTRLGRILERVGLALAGRAGARLTAQLGFHVGRMTLMRRVMALPDPQLSTPRVLGVDDFATRRGQTYSTVLTCGETHRVVDVLPTRDSGPLAAWLATHPGVEIICRDRAGAYAEGARLGAPAATQVADRFHLWQGVGRAVETCVAAHRECLNGPTPPMRQDVAASPDDSVRGGPDLDGRRAQRKKAAHALVHELIAQGHSRRAIARHLGWGLNTVLRYARAATWQDTLRENRPRPSRLDPYKPYLARRFAAGCTNVTRLHRELTGENAPVSYQMVRAYIATLRAAPPQAPPPPPTVRRVTGWLTRHPSTLSEDERAALKDVLARCPELDTAAEHVRGFGEILAHRLGPTLPAWIEAVDASQLPGLTNFALHLLRDLDAVIAGLTLHWSSGGTEGAVNRIKKIKRQLYGRAGFELLRKLILIQ
- a CDS encoding DinB family protein, which gives rise to MNTTPDGRPIPPAHADERAMLEAWLDFHRATLALKCSGLKDDQLRLAAVPSSSMTLLGLVQHLAEVERNWFQRVFAGQEVPPVFGENNVDGYALRPDQGLDEATAAWQAEVARGREVIADASLDDSGHLSEQDAGFVGDQGVSLRWIMVHMIEEYARHNGHADLIRERIDGVTGA